Proteins co-encoded in one Flavobacterium sp. M31R6 genomic window:
- a CDS encoding glycosyltransferase, which yields MKENLKVSVCMITYGHEKYIREAIEGILMQECDFEVELILANDCSPDSTDKVIQNILENHPKRSWIKYFNHKENLGMMPNFIFALGQCSGNYVAMCEGDDYWITKDKLQKQVDILEENKKVGLVYTNVKYFIQNKEQFVDIPARFAAEQSEVIPMMLKSKFIEFATTVFRKAILDKVLTILEKELENKVIGDTRILLETLHNSSLYFLNETTTVYRIIDGSASHPIDLEKFVFALLDSYHCRKEFVKRNNFNKTWLSDSICNTNRGLINRAFVSQSYSDVYKLMKNLLILDTFQYCTWGIFKRKMNFAILLKFILSCFGIGIIRQKLNGC from the coding sequence ATGAAGGAAAATTTGAAAGTTAGTGTTTGTATGATTACTTATGGCCACGAAAAATATATTCGTGAAGCTATTGAGGGGATTTTGATGCAAGAATGTGATTTTGAGGTTGAGCTTATTTTGGCAAACGATTGTTCTCCGGATTCAACGGATAAAGTCATTCAAAATATTTTGGAGAATCATCCCAAAAGATCGTGGATTAAGTATTTTAATCATAAAGAAAATTTAGGGATGATGCCTAATTTTATTTTTGCTTTGGGTCAATGTTCGGGGAATTATGTTGCCATGTGTGAAGGAGATGATTATTGGATTACTAAAGATAAACTCCAAAAACAAGTAGATATTTTAGAAGAAAATAAAAAGGTAGGATTGGTTTATACCAATGTTAAGTATTTTATTCAGAATAAGGAACAATTTGTTGATATTCCTGCAAGATTTGCAGCTGAACAATCCGAAGTTATTCCTATGATGTTAAAAAGCAAATTCATTGAGTTCGCAACTACTGTTTTTAGAAAGGCAATTTTAGATAAAGTCTTAACTATACTTGAGAAAGAACTTGAAAATAAAGTTATAGGTGATACAAGAATTTTACTTGAAACTCTGCATAACTCATCACTTTATTTTTTAAATGAAACAACAACAGTGTACAGGATTATTGATGGAAGCGCAAGTCATCCTATAGATTTAGAAAAGTTTGTTTTTGCACTATTAGATTCTTATCATTGTAGAAAAGAATTTGTAAAAAGAAATAATTTTAACAAAACTTGGTTATCAGATTCTATTTGTAATACTAATAGAGGATTAATCAATAGAGCATTTGTTTCCCAAAGCTATTCAGATGTATATAAATTGATGAAAAATCTATTGATTTTAGATACGTTTCAATATTGTACGTGGGGAATATTTAAGAGAAAAATGAATTTTGCTATTTTGCTAAAATTTATTTTATCTTGTTTTGGTATTGGAATAATAAGGCAAAAATTAAACGGATGTTAA
- a CDS encoding glycosyltransferase family 2 protein: MTLSVALCTYNGGKFLSEQLKSILSQSLSVDEIIICDDCSVDNTIELIHFYQDKYPGLIHLYQNKKSLGTIKNFEKAISITTGDLIFLADQDDVWHSNKVDIMQSFFENNKKCKLLFTDATLIDGEGIGLNSTLWGKWGFNEELRGLWKNNVLAFKDLIINKNKITGATICFHKSLKENILPIDLPYGYWHDAWFGIHASAIEGLMFIEDVLIDYRIHDDQQVGVSTVLSSEIVNKSNPRMINRFLFYKKIRLKYPSLKLYIPQKTRMSFLKKIKNSFIKLCHRI; this comes from the coding sequence ATGACATTATCCGTAGCTTTATGTACATACAACGGAGGGAAGTTTCTTAGTGAGCAACTAAAAAGCATTTTATCACAATCACTTTCGGTTGATGAAATAATCATCTGTGACGACTGTTCTGTTGATAATACTATAGAACTAATTCATTTTTATCAAGACAAATATCCAGGATTAATCCATTTATATCAAAATAAAAAATCATTAGGAACGATTAAAAATTTTGAAAAAGCAATTTCAATAACAACTGGAGATTTAATATTTCTTGCAGATCAAGATGATGTATGGCATTCCAATAAAGTTGATATAATGCAAAGTTTTTTTGAAAATAACAAGAAATGCAAATTATTGTTTACTGATGCAACTCTTATTGATGGAGAAGGTATTGGTCTTAATTCCACACTTTGGGGAAAATGGGGTTTTAATGAAGAGTTAAGAGGATTGTGGAAAAACAATGTTTTAGCTTTCAAAGATTTAATTATTAATAAAAATAAAATAACTGGAGCTACAATATGTTTTCACAAATCTTTAAAAGAAAATATTCTTCCAATTGATTTACCCTATGGATATTGGCATGATGCTTGGTTTGGAATACATGCTTCAGCTATTGAAGGTCTAATGTTTATAGAAGATGTACTAATTGATTATAGGATTCACGATGATCAGCAAGTTGGTGTTTCAACTGTGTTGAGTAGCGAAATTGTAAATAAATCGAATCCAAGAATGATTAACAGGTTTTTATTTTATAAAAAAATTAGATTAAAATATCCAAGTTTAAAATTATATATTCCCCAAAAAACAAGAATGTCATTTTTGAAAAAAATAAAAAACTCTTTTATAAAATTATGCCACAGAATATAA
- a CDS encoding glycosyltransferase: MLRPTISVCMITYGHEKYIREAIEGVLMQECDFEIELILANDCSPDSTDEVIQDILKNHPRKSWIKYFNHEKNIGMMPNFIDAFKKSEGKYVALCEGDDYWTDSLKLQKQVDFLEVNPEYTICFHKVNILQEGIVKEDIITVKVPETTTINDLAKGNYIHTCSVVFKNNLFEKFPKYFEKSPVGDYFLHMLNARYGKIKHLDEFMGVYRLHDSSVWSSQDNSKREKIWIHFLKNIKPNFNSEVQGIIKNQISKYKALHIERRKLAFKKIIRKLYNLLK; this comes from the coding sequence ATGTTAAGGCCTACTATTAGTGTTTGTATGATTACTTATGGTCACGAAAAATACATTCGGGAGGCTATCGAAGGAGTTTTGATGCAAGAATGTGATTTTGAGATTGAACTTATTTTGGCGAACGATTGTTCTCCAGATTCAACAGATGAAGTCATTCAAGATATCTTAAAGAATCATCCAAGAAAATCGTGGATTAAGTATTTTAACCATGAAAAAAATATAGGGATGATGCCTAATTTTATTGATGCATTTAAAAAAAGTGAGGGAAAATACGTTGCTCTTTGTGAAGGTGATGATTACTGGACAGATTCATTAAAACTTCAAAAACAAGTTGATTTTCTAGAGGTTAATCCTGAGTATACAATTTGTTTTCATAAGGTTAATATTTTGCAAGAAGGAATTGTTAAAGAAGACATCATAACTGTTAAAGTTCCTGAAACTACCACCATTAATGATTTAGCCAAAGGCAACTATATACATACATGCAGTGTTGTTTTTAAAAATAATTTATTTGAAAAATTTCCTAAATATTTTGAGAAATCTCCTGTTGGAGATTATTTTCTGCACATGTTGAACGCACGTTATGGTAAAATTAAACACCTAGATGAATTTATGGGAGTTTATAGATTGCATGACAGTTCGGTATGGTCTTCACAAGATAACAGTAAAAGAGAAAAAATTTGGATTCATTTTTTAAAAAATATTAAACCAAATTTTAATTCAGAAGTTCAGGGTATTATTAAGAATCAAATAAGTAAATACAAAGCTTTGCATATTGAGCGAAGAAAGTTAGCGTTTAAAAAAATTATTCGAAAGTTATATAATTTATTGAAATGA
- a CDS encoding DegT/DnrJ/EryC1/StrS aminotransferase family protein, protein MINVTKTFLPPIDDYNKQVQRAWDNQWLTNRGELVLELEEKLKDYLSISNIIITNNGTIPLQIALKLLGRKGEIITTPFSYVATTAAIVWENCTPVFVDIHPEYLTIDETKIEAAITDKTTAILATHVFGNPCNVIEIEAIAKRYNLKVIYDAAHCFGVKYNGKSIFDYGDISTCSFHATKLFHTGEGGAMFAKDIDLQHQLFYSHNFGHKGVLAFHGLGINGKMSELQAAMGLTVLPYMEMIINERKKVVAFYNDKLDFSKLRGLKMRNNTDWNYSYYAVIFETEDQLLRVERDLNENEIFPRRYFYPSLNTIEYTKGMPMSISESIASRILCLPLYVGLSAVDMTKIVTLINENLC, encoded by the coding sequence ATGATAAACGTAACCAAGACTTTTTTACCTCCAATAGATGATTACAACAAGCAAGTACAAAGAGCTTGGGATAATCAATGGCTTACGAATAGAGGTGAGTTAGTTTTGGAACTAGAAGAGAAATTGAAAGATTATTTATCTATTTCTAATATTATTATAACCAATAACGGGACGATACCATTACAAATCGCACTAAAATTACTAGGGAGGAAAGGAGAAATCATTACAACTCCATTTTCTTATGTGGCGACTACTGCGGCAATAGTGTGGGAAAACTGTACTCCCGTTTTTGTAGACATTCATCCTGAGTATTTAACGATTGATGAAACTAAAATTGAGGCCGCCATTACCGATAAAACAACTGCTATTTTAGCTACTCATGTTTTCGGTAATCCCTGTAATGTGATAGAAATTGAGGCTATTGCAAAAAGGTATAATTTAAAAGTTATTTATGATGCTGCACATTGTTTTGGAGTGAAATACAATGGTAAATCAATATTTGATTATGGAGATATAAGCACTTGTAGTTTTCATGCTACTAAATTATTCCATACAGGTGAAGGTGGTGCCATGTTTGCAAAAGATATAGATTTGCAACACCAATTGTTTTACAGTCATAATTTTGGGCATAAAGGAGTTTTGGCTTTTCATGGTTTGGGGATAAATGGTAAAATGTCTGAATTGCAAGCAGCAATGGGTTTGACTGTTTTGCCTTATATGGAGATGATAATTAATGAGAGAAAAAAAGTAGTTGCCTTTTATAATGACAAACTTGATTTTTCAAAACTGAGAGGTTTAAAAATGCGGAATAATACGGATTGGAATTACAGTTATTACGCCGTTATTTTTGAAACTGAAGATCAACTTTTAAGAGTAGAAAGAGATTTAAATGAAAATGAAATTTTTCCAAGACGTTATTTTTACCCGTCTTTGAATACTATTGAATATACAAAAGGGATGCCAATGTCAATTTCTGAGAGCATTGCATCTCGAATTTTATGTTTGCCTTTGTATGTTGGGTTATCAGCAGTAGATATGACAAAAATTGTTACTTTAATAAATGAAAATTTATGCTAA
- a CDS encoding acetyltransferase, producing MLIVGAKGFAKEVLEVIHQMNQLENLVFFDDVNDDIKGSLYEKFPILKTTEEVSNYFNTIDNRFTIGIGNPILRKKLYHKFISLGGIFTSTISPLASIGHYGNHIGIGSNIMAGTVITSDVNIERGTLINLNCTIGHDSIIGKFVELSPGVHISGNCIIGDYTVLGTNACVLPKLTIGKNVIIGAGSVVTKDLPDNCVAVGTPAKVIKELEPLEF from the coding sequence ATGCTAATAGTTGGAGCCAAAGGATTCGCAAAAGAAGTTTTAGAGGTAATTCACCAAATGAATCAATTAGAAAATTTGGTTTTTTTTGATGATGTCAATGATGATATTAAAGGTAGTCTATATGAAAAATTTCCAATTTTAAAAACAACAGAAGAGGTCTCGAATTATTTTAATACAATCGACAATCGATTCACAATCGGGATAGGTAATCCTATCTTGAGAAAAAAACTATATCATAAATTTATTTCACTTGGAGGCATTTTTACTTCAACCATCAGCCCTTTGGCAAGTATTGGGCACTATGGGAATCACATTGGAATAGGGTCTAATATTATGGCAGGGACTGTAATAACAAGTGATGTCAATATTGAAAGAGGAACTTTAATTAATTTAAATTGCACAATAGGACATGATTCTATAATTGGCAAGTTTGTAGAATTGTCTCCTGGTGTTCATATCTCAGGGAATTGTATAATAGGGGACTATACAGTTTTAGGAACAAATGCATGTGTATTACCAAAGCTAACAATTGGTAAAAACGTTATAATTGGGGCAGGATCAGTAGTTACAAAAGACCTGCCTGATAATTGTGTTGCAGTTGGGACACCTGCAAAAGTAATAAAAGAATTAGAGCCATTAGAATTCTAA